Proteins encoded by one window of Ulvibacter sp. MAR_2010_11:
- a CDS encoding YheT family hydrolase, whose protein sequence is MPIVPSSYKPSSLFKNGHFSTIYSAKLRPSPKLQQERERLHLPDKDFLDIDWSFSKAPSQKVAILLHGLEGSAQRTYIKGQGRILQQNSWDVAAVNYRGCSGEVNTSYASYNAGSTGDLVAVMQHIIEKDRYSQIVLIGFSLGGNVLLKYLGERDTLPKQLKKGIAISSPLSLQGSLNALEKRNNWVYRTSFLYNMRQKYKEKMLQFPEQMSASDLKKIKSIFDFDTIYTAPAHGFDDAFDYYNKNSCLQFLPNIKTPILILNAKNDTFLSPDCYPETLASERKNIYLESPKYGGHVGFHINNSVYYSEQRSLQFINE, encoded by the coding sequence ATGCCCATAGTCCCAAGCAGCTACAAACCTTCTTCTCTTTTCAAAAATGGTCACTTTTCAACCATTTATTCGGCAAAACTGCGTCCGTCACCCAAATTACAGCAGGAAAGGGAGCGACTACATTTGCCCGACAAGGATTTTTTAGACATCGATTGGTCATTTTCCAAAGCGCCTAGTCAAAAAGTTGCCATTTTATTGCACGGACTCGAAGGCAGTGCACAACGCACCTATATTAAGGGTCAAGGCCGAATCCTTCAGCAAAACTCCTGGGATGTCGCTGCCGTAAATTACAGAGGCTGTAGTGGCGAGGTCAACACCTCTTATGCTTCGTACAATGCCGGAAGCACAGGGGATTTGGTCGCAGTAATGCAACATATCATTGAAAAAGATCGCTATTCCCAAATCGTACTCATAGGCTTCAGTTTGGGGGGTAATGTGTTGCTGAAATATCTGGGGGAACGCGACACCCTTCCGAAGCAATTAAAAAAAGGAATCGCCATATCTTCTCCCCTAAGTTTACAGGGCTCTTTAAACGCGCTTGAAAAAAGAAATAACTGGGTATACCGAACCTCATTTTTGTACAATATGCGGCAAAAATACAAGGAAAAAATGCTTCAATTTCCGGAACAGATGAGTGCTTCCGACTTAAAAAAAATAAAGTCCATTTTCGATTTTGATACCATCTATACCGCACCCGCACACGGTTTCGACGATGCTTTCGACTATTACAATAAAAACAGCTGCCTTCAATTTCTTCCAAATATAAAAACGCCGATACTAATTTTAAACGCAAAAAACGACACCTTTTTGTCTCCCGATTGTTATCCTGAAACCCTCGCTTCGGAGCGAAAGAATATCTATCTTGAATCTCCAAAGTATGGCGGACATGTTGGATTTCACATAAACAACAGTGTTTACTACAGTGAGCAAAGATCTTTACAGTTTATAAATGAATAA
- a CDS encoding thioesterase family protein codes for MYTKEFEIRWSDVDANRHVRNSAYIDFMSHTRMSFFMENGFGQRRLASMNLGPVALYEHMYYFKEIFPGNPVKVSLQLKGISENGKFFEFLHNFYDSEGKNVARCEMLGAWIDLQTRKLTNLPADLFAYLEGMDKTVDFKILTKEDTRKFGQIPKNL; via the coding sequence ATGTACACAAAAGAATTCGAAATAAGATGGAGTGACGTAGATGCCAACCGCCATGTGAGAAACAGTGCCTATATCGACTTTATGAGTCATACGCGGATGAGCTTTTTTATGGAAAACGGATTTGGTCAAAGACGCCTGGCATCTATGAATCTGGGACCGGTTGCACTTTATGAACATATGTATTATTTCAAAGAAATCTTTCCCGGGAATCCTGTAAAAGTATCCTTGCAATTAAAGGGAATTTCTGAAAATGGCAAGTTTTTCGAATTTTTACATAATTTCTACGATTCGGAGGGTAAAAATGTCGCGCGATGTGAGATGTTAGGTGCCTGGATCGATTTGCAAACGCGTAAATTAACCAATCTCCCTGCCGATTTGTTCGCCTATTTAGAAGGTATGGATAAAACCGTAGATTTTAAAATTCTCACCAAGGAAGATACCCGAAAATTCGGTCAGATTCCAAAGAATTTATAA
- a CDS encoding DMT family transporter encodes MNKRLLALLAATGAAAIYGANHTIAKGLMPNVIEPYGFILLRVSGAAVIFWLISLFYPSEKVESRDWLRILACAFFGMVLNMLMFFKGLSLSTPINSSVVITIAPVLLLILSAIFLKEKITWLKSIGIGLGLSGALVLVLFGVKTQLNAPNIPLGNLLFIVNAASYSVYLILVKPMVGKYKSITLMKFLFLFALIMNLPIGIWEFSEVAWTQLPFDAIWKLTFVVVATTVLTYLFNIYALKQLSPATIGAFMYLQPVLAVFIAVMVGADTLTPLRIGAAILIFTGVFLSSRKKK; translated from the coding sequence ATGAATAAAAGACTACTCGCCTTATTAGCAGCAACAGGAGCCGCTGCTATTTACGGTGCCAATCATACCATTGCAAAAGGCTTGATGCCTAACGTTATTGAACCTTACGGATTTATTCTATTGCGTGTTTCGGGGGCAGCGGTTATTTTTTGGCTTATTAGTTTGTTTTATCCTTCCGAAAAAGTAGAGAGTCGGGACTGGCTGCGCATTTTAGCCTGCGCCTTTTTCGGGATGGTGCTCAACATGCTTATGTTTTTTAAAGGTCTTAGCCTTTCAACTCCCATTAACAGTTCGGTAGTCATTACCATTGCCCCCGTTCTTTTACTTATTCTTTCTGCCATTTTTCTGAAAGAAAAAATTACGTGGCTAAAATCTATTGGAATTGGTTTAGGGCTTTCGGGTGCTTTAGTGTTGGTCCTTTTTGGAGTAAAAACACAACTCAATGCTCCCAATATTCCTCTGGGTAACCTGCTTTTTATTGTAAATGCCGCCTCGTACTCGGTCTATCTTATTCTTGTAAAACCTATGGTGGGGAAATACAAGTCCATAACCTTAATGAAGTTTTTATTCCTTTTTGCTTTAATAATGAACCTGCCCATAGGTATCTGGGAATTCTCTGAGGTTGCCTGGACTCAATTGCCCTTTGATGCAATTTGGAAACTAACCTTTGTAGTGGTAGCAACAACAGTTCTTACTTATTTATTCAATATTTACGCCTTAAAGCAACTTAGTCCTGCTACCATTGGGGCCTTTATGTATTTACAGCCGGTATTGGCTGTATTTATTGCTGTAATGGTAGGTGCCGATACACTTACTCCTTTGCGAATAGGGGCTGCGATTCTTATATTTACAGGTGTGTTTTTATCTTCCCGAAAGAAAAAATAA
- a CDS encoding arsenate reductase family protein, whose translation MKKIYHLSTCDTCKRILKELNLPASFERQDIKHSEITVAQIEELAALAGSYEALFSKRAKLYKERGLKDEGLKERDFKRLLLEHYTFLQRPVIVNNNQIFIGNSKKTIAAARESLHVSE comes from the coding sequence ATGAAGAAAATATACCATCTCTCCACCTGCGACACATGCAAACGTATTCTAAAAGAGCTGAATCTTCCGGCTTCCTTCGAAAGACAGGATATAAAACATTCCGAAATAACCGTGGCGCAAATTGAAGAATTGGCAGCACTTGCCGGCAGTTATGAAGCCTTGTTCAGCAAAAGGGCCAAATTATATAAGGAAAGAGGTTTAAAGGATGAAGGTTTAAAAGAGCGTGATTTCAAAAGATTGTTGCTTGAACACTATACATTTTTACAGCGCCCTGTCATTGTAAATAACAATCAGATTTTTATTGGTAACAGCAAAAAAACCATCGCCGCTGCAAGGGAATCACTACATGTAAGCGAATGA
- a CDS encoding DUF3298 and DUF4163 domain-containing protein yields the protein MIKNLFFAVLFVVISVSCSKEVPLQFASETITESELEICKEVSCPEVTVSYVESVGDPVISEKINSKINDFIISSLYIGDEETPPKAGTISEAIAAFIKMYRTHSAEFPDMATEYFAEVTITENYMSDDLISLEMRNYLFTGGAHGYGSTHFMNIDPKTGEEISTEALFKDLQGFTRFAEEKFREAHELATNETINTSGFWFDNDTFTLPETIGFTKETVILLYNQYDIASYASGPIELEISREEAKPFLKVK from the coding sequence ATGATTAAAAACCTCTTTTTCGCAGTGCTTTTTGTGGTAATAAGCGTTAGTTGCAGCAAGGAAGTTCCTCTGCAGTTTGCTTCTGAAACTATTACTGAAAGTGAATTGGAAATCTGTAAAGAAGTGTCCTGTCCCGAAGTGACAGTTTCCTATGTTGAAAGCGTGGGGGATCCCGTTATTTCTGAAAAAATCAATTCAAAAATAAACGATTTCATTATTTCCTCCTTGTACATTGGAGACGAAGAAACACCCCCCAAAGCCGGTACAATTTCAGAAGCCATTGCAGCATTTATTAAAATGTACAGAACCCACAGTGCGGAGTTCCCCGATATGGCAACCGAATATTTTGCTGAGGTCACCATTACAGAAAATTATATGAGTGATGATTTAATTTCACTGGAAATGCGCAACTATCTCTTTACCGGAGGAGCTCATGGTTATGGAAGCACACATTTTATGAATATCGACCCAAAAACGGGAGAAGAAATCTCAACCGAAGCCTTGTTTAAAGACTTACAGGGATTTACCCGTTTTGCTGAAGAAAAGTTTCGGGAAGCTCATGAACTTGCTACAAATGAAACCATAAATACCTCGGGGTTTTGGTTCGATAACGATACTTTTACGCTCCCTGAAACAATAGGTTTTACCAAAGAAACTGTTATTTTATTATACAACCAATACGATATTGCAAGTTACGCATCAGGACCCATTGAATTGGAAATTTCAAGAGAAGAGGCCAAACCTTTTCTAAAAGTTAAGTAA
- a CDS encoding cystathionine gamma-synthase, producing the protein MKFNTKTIHGGQEHDKAYGAVMPPIYQTTTYAQSTPGGHKGFEYSRTHNPTRAALERSFASLENGDYGLAFGSGLAAIDAVIKLLKPGDEVISTNDLYGGSYRLFTKIYADFGVKFHFIGMQNAAKIEDYVTSKTKLIWVETPTNPMMNIIDIKAAAAIAKKHKVLLAVDNTFATPYLQRPLDLGADIVMHSATKYLGGHSDVVMGALVVKDKDLADRLYFIQNASGAICGPQDSFLMLRGIKTLHVRMQRHCENGKKVAEYLEKHPKIEKVYWPGFISHPNHEIAKAQMDDFGGMISFVTKGNNYKEAIRIVENLKIFTLAESLGGVESLSGHPASMTHASIPKEEREKTGVVDSLIRLSVGIEDADDLIADLKQAIG; encoded by the coding sequence ATGAAATTTAACACCAAAACAATACATGGCGGGCAGGAACACGATAAAGCGTATGGCGCCGTGATGCCTCCTATTTACCAAACAACAACCTATGCACAGTCCACTCCGGGCGGGCATAAAGGTTTTGAATATTCTCGCACCCATAATCCAACCCGAGCTGCTTTGGAGCGATCCTTTGCGAGCCTGGAAAACGGGGATTACGGCCTGGCATTTGGAAGCGGATTAGCAGCAATCGATGCGGTGATTAAGTTGTTGAAACCCGGCGATGAGGTAATTTCAACCAACGATTTGTACGGCGGAAGCTATAGATTGTTCACAAAAATATACGCGGATTTTGGAGTGAAGTTTCATTTTATAGGAATGCAAAATGCAGCAAAAATTGAGGACTATGTCACTTCAAAAACGAAGCTTATTTGGGTAGAGACTCCTACCAATCCTATGATGAATATCATCGACATAAAGGCTGCTGCCGCTATAGCTAAAAAGCATAAGGTTTTATTGGCGGTAGACAATACTTTTGCAACCCCGTATTTGCAGCGACCTCTGGATTTAGGAGCCGATATTGTGATGCACAGTGCAACAAAATATCTTGGAGGACATAGTGATGTAGTGATGGGAGCATTGGTGGTAAAAGATAAAGACCTTGCAGATAGATTGTATTTTATACAAAATGCAAGCGGTGCTATTTGTGGCCCACAGGATAGTTTTTTAATGCTTCGGGGAATAAAAACGCTGCATGTAAGAATGCAACGTCACTGTGAAAACGGAAAAAAAGTAGCCGAATATCTGGAAAAACATCCTAAGATAGAAAAAGTGTACTGGCCGGGCTTTATATCGCATCCAAATCATGAGATTGCCAAAGCACAGATGGATGATTTTGGTGGAATGATTTCATTTGTAACCAAGGGGAATAACTACAAAGAAGCCATTAGAATTGTAGAAAATCTTAAGATTTTTACGTTGGCTGAAAGTTTGGGAGGTGTGGAGAGTTTGTCGGGTCATCCCGCAAGTATGACCCATGCCAGTATTCCAAAGGAAGAGCGTGAAAAAACCGGCGTGGTAGATTCACTTATTAGATTGAGTGTTGGAATTGAAGACGCAGACGATCTTATTGCCGATTTAAAACAGGCTATAGGGTAA
- a CDS encoding glutamate dehydrogenase has product MNTRILLLVFFFLIFVKQEVYSQFGFSHEVGLITGPVAFYSDFGVRNDFETNSGNVGFGVGLIHYINFSYRADCNCYTRDTFFNDHFKIRNEIDYHKTNLEHLGKWVDPDKTSVTADQLRAMKGSTTVFDIGSQLEYFPLSIRDFAAGGYKIAPFISFGVHWVNYDPEIYSEIGPLNTPLTTPPKYINSFQQEGDSTWSVVGSIGVRYKLTPLSDLMLDSRWQYYFSNWVDGLNPSLENNGTVPVPENKANDWIYWLNIGYIYYLD; this is encoded by the coding sequence ATGAATACCAGAATTTTGCTATTGGTATTTTTCTTTCTGATTTTTGTAAAACAGGAAGTTTACAGCCAATTTGGCTTCTCCCATGAGGTAGGACTTATTACCGGTCCTGTCGCCTTTTATTCAGATTTTGGAGTTCGAAACGATTTCGAAACTAACTCAGGAAACGTAGGTTTTGGGGTTGGATTGATTCATTATATCAACTTTTCGTACCGAGCCGACTGTAATTGTTATACGAGGGATACCTTTTTTAACGATCACTTTAAAATAAGAAACGAAATAGATTACCATAAAACCAATCTGGAGCATTTAGGAAAGTGGGTAGATCCTGATAAGACAAGTGTCACAGCCGATCAATTGCGAGCTATGAAAGGTTCTACAACAGTTTTTGACATTGGATCTCAGCTTGAATATTTTCCTTTGAGTATTCGGGATTTTGCGGCCGGCGGATATAAAATTGCACCGTTTATAAGTTTTGGAGTCCATTGGGTAAATTATGACCCTGAAATATATAGCGAAATAGGTCCATTAAATACTCCCTTAACAACCCCTCCAAAATACATTAACTCCTTTCAACAAGAAGGAGATTCTACCTGGTCTGTGGTTGGAAGTATAGGCGTGCGCTACAAATTAACCCCTTTAAGCGATTTAATGCTGGATAGCCGTTGGCAATACTATTTTTCAAACTGGGTGGATGGCTTAAATCCCTCGCTTGAAAATAACGGAACTGTTCCTGTTCCCGAAAACAAAGCAAACGACTGGATTTATTGGTTGAATATCGGGTACATTTACTATTTGGATTAA
- the gdhA gene encoding NADP-specific glutamate dehydrogenase, whose protein sequence is MKQSIKDFISYVEKSNPNEPEFMQAVTEVAETVIPFIEQNEKYQGKKLLERMVEPERTLIFRVPWTTDKGEIEVNRGYRVEFNSAIGPYKGGLRFHPSVNLSILKFLGFEQTFKNSLTTLPMGGGKGGSDFDPKGKSDAEVMRFCQSFMTELSRHIGPNTDVPAGDIGVGGREIGYMFGQYKRLRNEFTGVFTGKGRSYGGSLIRPEATGYGNVYFAKNMLETKGESFKGKTVVISGSGNVAQYAAEKAMEFGGKVLTFSDSGGYILDEEGINAEKLAFVMELKNEKRGRIKEYVAKYPSAKYVEGQRPWGVACDIALPCATQNELDAEEAEELVKNGCMCVGEGANMPCTPEAVTVFQNAKILFSPGKASNAGGVATSGLEMSQNSLRLSWTAKEVDEKLHNIMNDIHAACVKYGKDGDGYVDYVKGANIAGFVKVAEAMLAQGVV, encoded by the coding sequence ATGAAACAAAGCATTAAAGACTTCATTTCTTATGTTGAAAAGTCCAACCCAAATGAGCCTGAATTTATGCAAGCGGTTACAGAAGTAGCTGAAACTGTGATCCCATTTATTGAGCAAAATGAAAAATACCAAGGCAAAAAGTTGCTTGAGCGTATGGTAGAGCCGGAACGCACCTTGATATTTCGGGTGCCGTGGACGACAGACAAGGGTGAAATAGAGGTAAACAGAGGATATCGTGTAGAGTTTAACTCGGCTATCGGGCCCTATAAAGGTGGATTGAGATTTCATCCTTCCGTAAACTTGAGTATTTTAAAGTTTTTAGGTTTTGAACAAACATTTAAAAATAGTTTAACCACACTTCCCATGGGAGGTGGAAAAGGAGGTTCCGATTTCGACCCAAAGGGGAAGAGTGATGCCGAAGTAATGCGTTTTTGCCAGAGTTTTATGACCGAATTGTCAAGACATATTGGCCCTAATACCGACGTGCCTGCGGGTGATATTGGTGTAGGTGGAAGAGAAATCGGTTATATGTTTGGACAATACAAACGTCTGCGAAACGAATTTACCGGAGTATTTACCGGGAAAGGTCGTTCATACGGAGGATCGTTAATTCGTCCGGAAGCAACAGGATACGGAAACGTATATTTTGCAAAGAATATGCTTGAAACCAAAGGAGAAAGCTTCAAAGGGAAAACCGTTGTTATATCCGGATCAGGAAATGTGGCTCAATACGCAGCCGAAAAAGCAATGGAATTTGGAGGAAAGGTGCTTACTTTTTCAGATTCTGGAGGATATATTTTGGATGAAGAAGGAATCAATGCCGAGAAATTGGCCTTTGTAATGGAACTTAAAAACGAAAAAAGAGGACGTATTAAAGAATATGTAGCTAAATATCCCTCTGCCAAATATGTTGAAGGACAACGTCCCTGGGGTGTAGCCTGTGACATTGCGTTACCGTGTGCAACCCAAAACGAATTGGACGCCGAGGAGGCTGAAGAATTGGTAAAAAATGGTTGTATGTGTGTTGGCGAAGGCGCCAATATGCCATGTACGCCTGAAGCTGTTACCGTTTTCCAAAATGCAAAAATTTTATTTTCTCCGGGGAAAGCATCAAATGCCGGAGGTGTTGCAACCTCAGGTCTGGAGATGTCGCAAAACTCATTGCGTTTAAGCTGGACTGCCAAGGAGGTTGACGAAAAATTACACAACATTATGAACGATATTCATGCTGCATGTGTGAAATACGGAAAAGATGGTGATGGGTATGTTGATTATGTAAAAGGTGCCAATATTGCCGGTTTTGTGAAAGTTGCCGAGGCAATGCTCGCACAAGGAGTGGTATAA